The Schizosaccharomyces pombe strain 972h- genome assembly, chromosome: I genome contains a region encoding:
- the mse1 gene encoding glutamyl--tRNA (Glu) ligase Mse1, translating to MLSYTSCAKLICSRYIVSKISFYSLKRCNSTAVVRTRFAPSPTGFLHLGSLRTALFNYLWAKKSNGKFILRLEDTDQKRKVTGSDLEIYKVLKQFNLQWDEGPIVGGPYGPYEQSSRLQIYQKYAQHLIETGRAYVSYSVPIATTKIDSSTKYHEISIDDLTDAQRKLYKSKKFPYVVRFRMKEPSPFTDLVYGKIAIKSDSREIEESNNFVILKSDGFPTYHFANVVDDHLMHITHVIRGEEWVPSTIKHIQLYEAFGWKPPKFAHLPLLVNPDGSKLSKRQNDAHVSSLLQEGFLPEAILNFIALMGWSSRQKSDFLPMKELIDLFSIDKLTKSSSIVAFEKLYFLNKNYLRRAISDVNRLDELIELVQPRLIQKFSHSSRSHDKSYTKKLLLLLKNKVHTIKEFEKIVFYFYEASDLQQIRSLVSSLITVEELPKILTTILNKFETIEWNTHEIQISLKEIAMEHQMPLKKIQSLLRYGLCGNLPGGGISDTISLLGKETVKSRLERLLLSLKHELPKRSCIV from the coding sequence atgcTCTCTTATACCTCTTGTGCGAAACTAATTTGTTCAAGATATATAGTTTCCAAGATCTCATTTTATTCACTGAAAAGATGTAATTCCACTGCTGTAGTCCGGACTAGATTCGCTCCTTCTCCTACAGGGTTCTTGCATCTTGGATCTCTAAGAACagctttatttaattacttGTGGGCCAAGAAATCGAACGggaaatttattttgcGCCTAGAAGACACTGATCAAAAGCGAAAAGTAACGGGTTCAGACTTGGAGATTTATAAAGTACTAAAGCAGTTCAATCTTCAATGGGATGAAGGACCAATCGTCGGTGGTCCCTATGGTCCTTATGAACAGTCGAGCCGTTTACAAATTTACCAAAAGTATGCTCAGCACTTAATAGAAACTGGGAGAGCCTATGTATCTTATTCGGTCCCTATCGCTACTACCAAAATTGATTCATCTACAAAATATCATGAAATATCAATTGATGACTTGACTGATGCTCAAAGAAAGCTTTataaatctaaaaaattccCTTACGTTGTTCGATTCCGAATGAAGGAACCTTCACCATTCACTGATTTGGTGTATGgaaaaattgcaataaaATCAGATTCCAGAGAAATAGAGGAATCTAataattttgtaattttaaaatctgATGGATTTCCCACATACCATTTTGCCAATGTCGTTGACGATCATTTAATGCATATCACTCACGTTATTAGAGGAGAGGAATGGGTACCATCTACGATTAAGCATATACAACTTTATGAAGCATTTGGATGGAAACCTCCCAAATTTGCTCATCTTCCACTTTTAGTCAACCCTGACGGGTCAAAGCTCAGTAAGCGACAAAATGATGCACATGTATCTAGTCTTCTTCAAGAAGGGTTTCTTCCTGAAGCAattcttaattttattgCCTTAATGGGCTGGTCTTCGCGTCAGAAAAGTGATTTTCTCCCGATGAAAGAACTTATCGATCTGTTTTCGATCGATAAACTAACAAAGAGCTCCTCAATTGTTGCCTTTGAAAagctttactttttaaacaaaaattacCTGAGGAGAGCGATATCAGATGTTAACAGACTCGATGAGCTTATCGAACTGGTTCAGCCGAGGTTGATCCAAAAGTTTTCTCATTCTTCTAGAAGTCATGACAAAAGTTACACTAAAAAACTCTTgctacttttaaaaaataaagtgcACACGATTAAGGAGTTTGAGAAGATAGTGTTCTATTTTTATGAGGCATCTGACCTTCAACAAATTAGAAGTTTAGTTTCCTCCCTCATCACGGTAGAAGagcttccaaaaattttaacaacaattttaaacaagTTCGAAACCATCGAATGGAATACTCATGAGATACAGATtagtttaaaagaaattgccATGGAGCATCAGATgcctttgaaaaaaatacagtCTTTACTTCGATATGGCTTATGTGGAAATCTGCCTGGAGGAGGTATTAGCGATACTATTAGTTTATTGGGGAAGGAAACAGTAAAATCCCGTTTGGAGCGTTTACTATTATCACTAAAGCATGAATTACCCAAAAGAAGTTGTATCGTATAA
- the alo1 gene encoding D-arabinono-1,4-lactone oxidase, with protein sequence MSIPHINKLSQDGRVRFSNWAKTFSAISLGLRCPKTEEQLREILVDANSNGKKIRVVGAGHSPSDIVCTSGYLLSLDKMNKVVSFDPDSLSITVQAGIRFYQVQEILQNLGYSLPIVGSISETSVSGIMSTCTHGSSLQHQVLPHYIKSMRIMLADGSIVTCSRELQKDMFAAAQVSLGALGVIVDITISVVPAFDLVATEDVTTVTDLFQDWKNNLIWESAEFVRVHVFPYANRAVVWRANKVEPNTVPHTPKPSLFRLKLDSFVYQCLLFVGKCVNRVTPYLERFWFKCHYGSKLGTALQVAGPGFDVLQMFCYFSQHVSEWGIPLESAPDALEKLINYTVDDAGKIGAYTHWPIEVRVCAPTPEDECWLSTDCKVPTCYIEAIMYRPFSTSINYKPYFKALEDIANQYNGKPHWAKEYSLTKEQLLERYPNLSKWLSLRKLLDPKGVFWNDYLQRHLG encoded by the exons ATGTCAATTCCTCATATTAATAAGCTATCCCAAGATGGGCGAGTTCGTTTTTCAAATTGGGCTAAAACTTTCTCTGCCATTTCACTTGGTTTACGATGCCCCAAAACAGAAGAACAATTAAGAGAG attCTAGTAGATGCAAATTcgaatggaaaaaaaattcgagTTGTCGGTGCTGGCCACTCGCCATCAGACATTGTCTGCACTTCTGGCTACCTTTTGTCATTagataaaatgaataagGTTGTCTCATTTGACCCTGATTCCCTTAGTATTACCGTTCAAGCCGGTATCAGATTTTACCAAGTACAAGAAATCCTTCAGAATTTGGGATATTCTCTTCCCATCGTTGGTAGCATCTCTGAAACTTCTGTAAGCGGAATCATGTCCACTTGTACCCATGGTTCTAGCTTGCAACATCAAGTGCTTCCTCATTATATCAAGTCAATGCGTATTATGCTCGCCGATGGATCTATTGTAACCTGTTCTCGAGAGCTACAGAAAGACATGTTTGCTGCTGCTCAAGTTAGTTTGGGAGCATTGGGTGTAATTGTTGATATTACTATCTCTGTTGTACCAGCTTTTGATTTGGTCGCCACGGAAGATGTTACTACTGTCACTGATTTATTTCAAGATTGGAAAAACAACCTGATTTGGGAATCTGCTGAATTTGTGCGTGTTCATGTATTCCCATATGCTAATCGAGCTGTTGTTTGGAGAGCCAACAAAGTAGAACCCAATACTGTTCCTCACACACCTAAGCCATCACTCTTTCGCTTGAAGCTAGATTCCTTTGTCTATcaatgtttactttttgtgGGTAAATGTGTAAATAGAGTTACGCCGTATTTGGAGCGTTTTTGGTTCAAATGTCATTATGGTTCTAAGCTTGGCACGGCTTTGCAGGTGGCTGGCCCTGGTTTTGATGTTTTGCAAATGTTCTGCTATTTTTCACAACATGTTAGTGAATGGGGTATTCCTCTTGAATCTGCCCCCGATGCCCTTGAGAAACTGATAAATTATACTGTTGATGATGCTGGAAAGATAGGCGCATATACTCATTGGCCTATTGAGGTTCGCGTTTGTGCTCCCACTCCAGAGGATGAATGTTGGCTTTCTACTGATTGTAAAGTACCCACCTGTTATATCGAAGCAATCATGTACCGCCCTTTCTCTACTTCAATTAACTATAAACCCTACTTCAAAGCCTTAGAGGATATCGCAAATCAGTATAACGGAAAACCTCATTGGGCTAAGGAATACAGTTTAACTAAAGAGCAGTTACTTGAACGCTATCCAAACCTTTCAAAATGGCTTTCCCTTCGTAAACTTCTTGATCCAAAAGGCGTTTTTTGGAACGATTACCTACAACGCCATCTCGGTTAA
- the pof15 gene encoding F-box protein — MSCVTRAPMSVPQTALQPNSYVNFDAQQTSSTLLPVEVIDSVMQYLPAHDVIQSSFASYPLTLIANKIIRARLSFLDEYSLRVFAKDVYTDSPICNLSARRGLYSLQYDGYSVFHLDPNNCSSIFQISFEDDEDLASFERYPGEFLAPHINVRIHVTLSRSSCDRHQADIFSCFQDPIRVRRDWLDSIKPGQPETLWFDQNTQHVIGLIVTRVDAAPGKYDLSVTSVIVQTEYLLSCLEKRVH, encoded by the coding sequence ATGAGCTGTGTTACTAGAGCCCCCATGTCTGTACCCCAGACTGCCCTTCAACCTAATTCCTACGTTAATTTCGACGCTCAACAAACATCTTCTACTCTGCTTCCAGTAGAAGTCATTGACTCGGTCATGCAGTATTTACCTGCACACGACGTTATCCAGTCTAGCTTCGCCAGTTATCCATTGACTTTGATTGCCAACAAGATCATTCGTGCTCGTCTTTCCTTCTTAGACGAATATTCACTTCGCGTTTTTGCAAAGGATGTCTATACCGATTCACCGATTTGCAACTTGTCTGCCCGTCGCGGTTTGTATTCTTTACAATATGATGGTTATTCGGTATTCCACTTGGATCCTAACAATTGCTCCTctatttttcaaatctcCTTTGAGGACGACGAGGATCTAGCTTCTTTTGAACGATACCCTGGGGAGTTTCTTGCTCCCCATATCAATGTTCGAATTCACGTTACCTTGTCTCGTTCTTCCTGCGATCGTCATCAAGCCGATATATTTTCTTGCTTTCAAGATCCTATTCGTGTCCGCCGGGATTGGCTTGATTCGATAAAACCCGGTCAACCTGAAACACTTTGGTTTGATCAAAACACTCAACATGTCATCGGTCTAATTGTTACAAGAGTTGATGCTGCTCCTGGAAAGTATGATCTTTCTGTTACATCTGTTATTGTTCAAACGGAGTACCTTTTATCTTGCCTCGAGAAAAGAgtacattaa
- the arv1 gene encoding Arv1-like family protein Arv1, translating into MKCVECGAEVDSLYTYYGRGTSNIRLAQCKNCKQFADKYIELDVVLISMDVILMKPQVYRHLLFNSLSARTFRNVVNFCILISLFNVFLVWSRLEKRAALFPYFTPAQAFLSQPIIRQYLTLLLICLVETTVYQISVVLLLCLTMGWKSWTSASGAVILSSSTRMLPVFMVIWDYDLSIAATVVEWVVLFSNVDALCILTGSRRYFKIGLIVLFASLVRSIVVYIFLHLTGLSQIQPSTPCDGFQHFVNLLCVYFRSITLTAQTAV; encoded by the exons ATGAAATGCGTCGAATGCGGCGCGGAAGTCGATTCTTTATACACATATTATGGAAGGGGTACCAGTAATATTCGACTAGCTCAATGC AAAAACTGCAAACAGTTTGCGGACAAATACATTGAATTAGATGTTGTTCTCATCAGCATGGATGtaattttgatgaaacCGCAAGTTTACCGTcatcttttgtttaattcTCTGTCGGCACGAACATTTCGTAAC GTTGTCAATTTCTGCATATTAATTTCCCTTTTCAACGTTTTTTTAGTTTGGTCACGACTAGAAAAACGCGCAGCCCTCTTCCCCTACTTCACACCTGCCCAAGCATTTCTCTCCCAGCCAATTATCCGGCAGTACTTGACTTTACTGCTAATATGTTTGGTTGAGACAACTGTGTATCAAATTTCAGTAGTTCTGTTATTATGCCTAACAATGGGTTGGAAATCTTGGACTTCTGCGTCTGGCGCTGTAATACTTTCTTCTAGCACAAGAATGCTACCCGTTTTCATGGTAATTTGGGACTACGACCTTTCTATAGCGGCAACCGTCGTAGAATGGGTAGTTTTGTTTAGCAATGTGGATGCGCTATGTATATTAACTGGAAGCCGGCggtattttaaaattggcTTAATCGTTCTTTTTGCCAGTCTCGTGAGATCTATTGtcgtttatatttttttacatttaacAGGACTTTCACAGATTCAACCATCAACTCCTTGTGATGGGTTTCAGCATTTTGTAAATCTATTATGTGTATACTTTCGTTCAATCACTTTAACTGCGCAAACTGCAGTATAA
- the sdh2 gene encoding succinate dehydrogenase iron-sulfur subunit protein, giving the protein MFSRRIQVLSPFLKHFVNRNARMMATEANISATSANPQSQGENLKTFEIYRWNPEKPEVKPKLQKYTVDLTKCGPMVLDALIKIKNEQDPTLTFRRSCREGICGSCAMNINGSNTLACICNIKKDNKPTKIYPLPHCFIVKDLVPDLTYFYKQYKSIEPWLQNDNIPKDKEFYQSRADRAKLDGLYECILCACCSTSCPSYWWNSEEYLGPAVLMQAYRWIIDSRDQATAKRLDVMQNSMSVYRCHTIMNCARTCPKGLNPGLAIAKVKALMATA; this is encoded by the coding sequence ATGTTCAGCCGTCGAATTCAAGTTTTGAGCCCGtttttgaagcattttGTTAACAGAAATGCCCGTATGATGGCTACAGAGGCCAACATATCTGCCACTTCTGCTAATCCTCAGTCACAGGgtgaaaatttaaaaactttcgAGATTTATCGCTGGAACCCAGAGAAACCAGAAGTAAAGCCAAAGCTTCAAAAGTATACAGTCGACTTAACAAAATGCGGACCAATGGTTTTGGATGCGCttattaaaatcaaaaatgaGCAAGATCCTACCTTAACGTTCCGTCGCTCATGCAGAGAAGGTATTTGCGGGTCTTGTGCGATGAATATTAATGGCAGTAATACTTTGGCTTGCATCTGtaacattaaaaaagataacaaACCTACTAAAATTTACCCCTTACCTCATTGCTTCATCGTAAAGGATCTCGTACCTGACCTAACCTACTTTTATAAGCAATATAAGAGTATTGAACCCTGGTTGCAAAACGATAACATCCCTAAAGACAAGGAGTTTTACCAATCTCGCGCTGACCGTGCCAAGCTTGACGGTTTGTATGAATGTATTTTGTGTGCCTGTTGTTCTACCTCTTGTCCATCTTACTGGTGGAACTCAGAAGAGTATCTTGGCCCAGCAGTTTTGATGCAGGCTTATCGTTGGATCATCGATTCTCGTGATCAAGCTACTGCTAAACGTTTGGATGTCATGCAGAACTCTATGTCTGTCTATCGTTGCCATACCATTATGAATTGCGCTCGTACTTGTCCCAAGGGTTTGAACCCTGGCCTTGCCATTGCCAAGGTAAAGGCTTTGATGGCTACTGCTTAA